In Bradyrhizobium lablabi, one DNA window encodes the following:
- a CDS encoding DUF2794 domain-containing protein yields MSLISEEADPSENRAAARTAAAGTLPNRVTFNRFELNRILNLYGRMVADGEWRDYAIDFLRDRAVFSVFRRASEVPIYRIEKDPRLARKQGIYSVISATGLILRRGHELDRVLLVIDRKLAVV; encoded by the coding sequence ATGAGTTTGATCTCGGAGGAAGCCGATCCAAGCGAGAACCGCGCAGCGGCGCGCACGGCCGCTGCGGGTACCTTGCCAAATCGGGTGACGTTTAATCGTTTCGAACTCAATCGCATTTTGAATCTGTACGGCCGCATGGTGGCCGATGGCGAATGGCGCGACTATGCTATCGATTTCCTCCGGGATCGCGCGGTGTTCTCGGTGTTCCGCCGCGCCTCCGAAGTTCCGATCTACCGGATCGAGAAAGACCCGCGGCTGGCGCGCAAGCAGGGCATCTACAGCGTGATCTCAGCAACCGGCCTGATCCTGCGCCGCGGCCACGAACTCGATCGTGTGCTCTTGGTGATCGACCGCAAATTGGCGGTGGTGTAG
- a CDS encoding arylesterase, translating to MQMLVLAVFLIAAGTAFAQTPASNMAKPIKMVVLGDSLSAGLGLPAQSAFPERLQKALKAKGIEVDMINAGVSGDTSSGGRDRLDWSVPEGTDAVILELGANDALRGIDPAVTRAALSDILTRLKARKIKVLLCGMVAPPNYGSDYSARFNAIYPDLAKSFAVTLYPFFLDGVAANPKLNQADGMHPTADGVDVVVQNILPTVQAFVGAISGQPS from the coding sequence ATGCAAATGCTCGTGTTGGCCGTGTTTCTGATAGCCGCGGGCACGGCATTTGCTCAAACGCCGGCCTCCAATATGGCAAAACCGATCAAGATGGTCGTATTGGGGGATTCGCTGAGCGCCGGGCTCGGCCTTCCGGCCCAATCGGCGTTCCCGGAGCGCCTGCAAAAAGCCCTAAAGGCCAAGGGGATAGAGGTCGATATGATCAATGCCGGGGTGTCCGGCGATACTTCCTCCGGCGGCCGCGACCGGCTCGACTGGTCGGTGCCGGAGGGGACCGACGCCGTGATCCTCGAACTCGGCGCCAACGACGCTCTTCGCGGCATCGATCCGGCCGTGACCCGCGCCGCGCTGTCGGACATCCTGACCCGGTTGAAGGCGCGCAAGATCAAGGTTCTGCTGTGTGGGATGGTGGCGCCGCCGAATTACGGCAGCGACTATTCGGCGCGCTTCAACGCGATCTATCCGGATCTGGCGAAGTCGTTCGCCGTGACGCTTTACCCGTTCTTCCTGGACGGCGTCGCCGCCAACCCGAAGCTCAATCAGGCGGATGGGATGCATCCGACCGCCGACGGCGTCGATGTCGTCGTCCAAAATATTTTGCCCACGGTGCAGGCATTTGTTGGAGCGATATCCGGGCAACCCAGTTGA
- the thpR gene encoding RNA 2',3'-cyclic phosphodiesterase, producing MPRLFTGLEIPAEIGQTLSNLRGGLPGARWIDPENYHVTLRFIGDIDGIAANEIASMLFRVNRKPFDVTLQGLASFGGRKPRAVVASVVPSRPLIELQAELERLMQRIGLDPEGRKFTPHVTLARLRDASNQDVADYLSVRGYFPTTVFKASRFVLFSSRASTGGGPYVVEDSYALSA from the coding sequence ATGCCGCGTTTGTTTACTGGACTGGAAATTCCGGCCGAGATCGGCCAGACCCTTTCCAATTTGCGGGGTGGCCTCCCAGGCGCCCGCTGGATCGACCCCGAAAATTATCACGTCACCTTGCGCTTCATCGGCGATATCGACGGCATTGCGGCCAACGAAATCGCCTCGATGCTGTTTCGGGTCAACCGCAAGCCGTTCGACGTCACCCTGCAGGGCCTGGCGAGCTTTGGCGGGCGCAAGCCGCGCGCGGTGGTGGCCTCGGTGGTGCCGAGCCGGCCGCTGATCGAGCTGCAGGCCGAGCTGGAACGCCTGATGCAGCGCATCGGGCTTGACCCGGAAGGGCGAAAGTTCACTCCGCACGTGACCCTGGCGCGATTGCGCGACGCCTCCAACCAGGATGTCGCGGATTATCTGTCGGTACGCGGATATTTCCCGACCACGGTGTTTAAGGCCTCGCGCTTCGTGCTGTTTTCCTCCCGAGCCTCGACCGGCGGCGGGCCCTATGTGGTCGAGGATTCCTACGCGCTGAGCGCGTAG
- the acnA gene encoding aconitate hydratase AcnA produces the protein MTSLDSFKSQKTLKVGGKTYVYYSLPAAEKNGLKGISKLPYSMKVLLENLLRNEDGRTVKKDDIVAVSKWLKKRMLEHEIAFRPARVLMQDFTGVPAVVDLAAMRNAMQKLGGDAEKINPLVPVDLVIDHSVIVNFFGDNKAFAKNVVEEYKQNQERYEFLKWGQKAFSNFSVVPPGTGICHQVNLEYLAQTVWTRKEKMTVGKKTGTFEVAYPDTLVGTDSHTTMVNGLSVLGWGVGGIEAEACMLGQPLSMLLPEVIGFKLKGALKEGVTATDLVLTVTQMLRKLGVVGKFVEFFGPGLDYLSVADKATIGNMAPEYGATCGFFPVDSETIDYLKTSGRKSDRVALVTAYAKAQGLFRTAKSPDPVFTETLTLDLGDVVPSMAGPKRPEGRVALPAVADGFAAAMATEYKKAVDASKRYSVENRNFDLGHGDVVIAAITSCTNTSNPSVLIGAGLLARNAAAKGLTAKPWVKTSLAPGSQVVAEYLSNSGLQLDLDKVGFNLVGFGCTTCIGNSGPLPEEISKSINDNGIIAAAVLSGNRNFEGRVSPDVQANYLASPPLVVSYALAGTVTKNLAVEPLGTGKDGKPVYLKDIWPTTKEINSFMKKYVTSSIFKKRYADVFKGDTNWRKIKTVESETYRWNMSSTYVQNPPYFEGMKKEPEPIVDVVDARILAMFGDKITTDHISPAGAIKLTSPAGKYLSEHQVRPADFNQYGTRRGNHEVMMRGTFANIRIKNFMLKGADGNIPEGGLTKHWPDGEQMSIYDAAMKYQAEHVPLVVFAGAEYGNGSSRDWAAKGTRLLGVRAVICQSFERIHRSNLVGMGVLPLTFEDGQSWQSIGLKGDETVTIRGLQGDLKPRQKLTAEIVSGDGMVQRISLLCRIDTLDELDYYRNGGILHYVLRKLAA, from the coding sequence ATGACCTCGCTCGACAGCTTCAAAAGCCAGAAGACCCTCAAGGTCGGCGGCAAGACCTATGTCTATTACAGCCTGCCCGCCGCGGAGAAAAACGGTCTGAAGGGAATCTCCAAGCTGCCTTATTCGATGAAGGTGCTGCTGGAAAACCTGTTGCGCAATGAAGACGGCCGCACCGTGAAGAAGGATGACATCGTAGCCGTCTCCAAATGGTTGAAGAAACGCATGCTCGAACATGAGATCGCGTTTCGCCCGGCGCGCGTGCTGATGCAGGATTTCACCGGCGTGCCGGCGGTGGTCGATCTCGCCGCGATGCGCAATGCGATGCAGAAGCTCGGCGGCGACGCGGAGAAGATCAACCCGCTGGTGCCGGTCGATCTCGTGATCGATCATTCGGTGATCGTGAACTTCTTCGGCGACAACAAGGCCTTCGCCAAGAACGTGGTCGAGGAATACAAGCAAAATCAGGAGCGCTACGAGTTCCTGAAATGGGGCCAGAAGGCGTTCTCGAATTTCTCGGTGGTGCCGCCCGGCACCGGCATCTGCCACCAGGTCAATCTCGAATATCTCGCGCAGACGGTGTGGACCCGCAAGGAGAAGATGACCGTCGGCAAGAAGACCGGCACGTTTGAGGTCGCCTATCCGGATACGCTTGTAGGCACCGACTCTCACACCACCATGGTCAACGGCCTCTCCGTGCTCGGCTGGGGCGTCGGCGGCATCGAGGCGGAAGCCTGCATGCTCGGCCAGCCATTGTCGATGCTGCTGCCCGAAGTGATCGGCTTCAAGCTCAAGGGAGCGCTCAAGGAAGGCGTTACCGCGACCGACCTGGTGCTGACGGTGACCCAGATGCTGCGCAAGCTGGGCGTGGTCGGAAAATTCGTCGAATTCTTCGGCCCCGGGCTCGATTATCTCTCGGTCGCCGACAAGGCGACCATCGGCAACATGGCGCCGGAATATGGCGCCACCTGCGGCTTCTTCCCGGTTGATTCCGAGACCATCGATTATCTGAAAACCTCGGGCCGCAAGTCCGACCGCGTCGCGCTGGTGACCGCCTATGCCAAGGCGCAAGGCCTGTTCCGTACCGCCAAGTCGCCCGATCCGGTGTTCACGGAGACGCTAACGCTCGATCTCGGCGACGTCGTGCCGTCGATGGCCGGACCGAAGCGCCCCGAGGGCCGCGTCGCACTGCCCGCGGTCGCCGATGGTTTTGCCGCGGCGATGGCGACCGAATACAAGAAGGCCGTCGACGCGTCGAAGCGCTATTCGGTCGAGAACCGCAATTTCGATCTGGGCCATGGCGACGTCGTGATCGCGGCGATCACCTCCTGCACCAACACCTCCAATCCCAGCGTCCTGATCGGCGCGGGACTGTTGGCGCGCAACGCCGCCGCCAAGGGCCTGACCGCAAAGCCCTGGGTAAAAACCTCGCTGGCGCCGGGCAGCCAGGTGGTCGCGGAATATCTCTCCAATTCCGGGCTGCAGCTCGATCTGGATAAAGTCGGCTTCAACCTGGTCGGCTTCGGCTGCACCACCTGCATCGGCAATTCCGGCCCCTTGCCGGAGGAGATTTCGAAGTCGATCAACGACAACGGCATCATCGCCGCCGCGGTGCTGTCGGGTAACCGCAATTTCGAAGGCCGCGTCAGCCCGGACGTGCAGGCCAATTATCTGGCCTCGCCGCCGCTGGTCGTGTCCTATGCGCTGGCGGGAACGGTGACGAAGAATCTCGCGGTCGAGCCGCTCGGCACCGGCAAGGACGGCAAGCCGGTCTATTTGAAGGACATCTGGCCGACGACGAAGGAGATCAATTCCTTCATGAAGAAGTACGTGACGTCCTCGATCTTCAAGAAGCGTTACGCCGACGTGTTCAAGGGCGACACCAACTGGCGCAAGATCAAGACCGTGGAGAGCGAAACCTATCGCTGGAACATGAGCTCGACCTACGTGCAGAACCCGCCTTATTTCGAAGGCATGAAGAAAGAGCCGGAACCGATCGTCGATGTCGTCGACGCGCGTATCCTCGCGATGTTCGGCGACAAGATCACCACCGATCACATCTCGCCGGCCGGCGCGATCAAACTGACCTCGCCTGCCGGAAAATATCTGTCCGAGCACCAGGTGCGCCCCGCGGACTTCAATCAATACGGCACGCGGCGCGGCAACCACGAAGTCATGATGCGCGGCACGTTTGCCAACATCCGCATCAAGAATTTCATGCTGAAGGGCGCCGACGGCAATATTCCGGAGGGTGGCCTGACCAAACACTGGCCCGACGGCGAGCAGATGTCGATCTACGATGCCGCGATGAAGTATCAGGCCGAGCACGTGCCGCTGGTGGTGTTCGCCGGCGCCGAATACGGCAACGGCTCGTCGCGCGACTGGGCCGCGAAGGGAACCCGGCTGCTCGGCGTCCGCGCCGTGATCTGCCAGAGCTTTGAGCGCATCCATCGCTCCAATCTCGTCGGCATGGGCGTACTGCCGCTGACTTTCGAGGATGGCCAATCCTGGCAGTCGATCGGGCTGAAGGGCGACGAGACCGTAACCATACGGGGATTGCAGGGCGACTTGAAACCGCGGCAAAAGCTGACGGCGGAGATCGTGTCCGGCGATGGCATGGTGCAGCGCATCTCGCTGTTGTGCCGGATCGATACGCTGGACGAACTCGATTATTATCGGAACGGCGGCATCCTGCACTACGTGCTGCGCAAGCTCGCGGCGTGA
- a CDS encoding GNAT family N-acetyltransferase has translation MSPLEIRPTLAADLPAITAIYEHAVLYGTATFELIPPDLAEMTRRFATLMDGGFPYFVAALEGRVVGYAYAGAYRPRPAYRFTVENSVYLEPAIHRRGIGLQLMRRLITESEARGYRQMIAVIGDSANAGSIGVHTKCGFQMIGTHPDVGFKFGRWLDTVMMQRALGEGAATLPADDSAQAQR, from the coding sequence ATGTCCCCGCTTGAAATCAGGCCGACGCTCGCGGCCGACCTTCCCGCCATTACCGCGATCTACGAGCACGCGGTGCTTTACGGCACGGCGACATTCGAACTGATCCCGCCGGATCTTGCCGAGATGACAAGGCGTTTCGCCACACTGATGGACGGAGGCTTTCCCTATTTCGTCGCAGCCCTCGAAGGCCGCGTGGTCGGATATGCCTACGCGGGCGCTTACCGGCCGCGACCGGCCTATCGCTTCACGGTGGAGAATTCGGTCTATCTCGAGCCCGCGATCCACAGGCGAGGCATCGGGCTGCAACTGATGCGACGGCTGATCACGGAGTCAGAGGCGCGCGGCTATCGGCAGATGATCGCCGTCATCGGCGATTCCGCCAATGCCGGATCGATCGGCGTGCATACGAAATGCGGATTTCAGATGATCGGGACCCATCCCGATGTCGGCTTCAAATTCGGCCGCTGGCTCGACACCGTGATGATGCAGCGCGCGCTGGGAGAAGGTGCGGCGACATTGCCGGCGGACGATTCAGCACAGGCGCAGCGCTAG
- a CDS encoding DUF1223 domain-containing protein: MTAMMAYHSISRWSGALGVCAIVAIIRPAHADPRAVVELFTSQGCSSCPPADKILGELAKDPSIIALSMPIDYWDYLGWKDTLADSRFSARQKAYSQMRGDREVYTPQVVINGSAHVVGSDRAGIESAIGATRKADGVMSVPVSMTQLGKQITVSVAASAKGPAAMHGEVWICSISKSIPISIGRGENSGHEVTYHNVVRNLLKLGDWTGSPGSWTVPLENISRDGVDGAVVYVQDGSHDRPGPMLGAAYTTLH, from the coding sequence ATGACAGCGATGATGGCCTATCATTCGATTTCGCGGTGGTCGGGTGCGCTTGGCGTCTGCGCGATTGTCGCGATCATCCGTCCGGCCCATGCCGATCCGCGCGCGGTGGTGGAGCTGTTCACGTCGCAGGGATGCTCTTCCTGTCCGCCCGCCGACAAGATCCTGGGCGAGCTCGCCAAGGATCCGTCGATCATCGCGCTGAGTATGCCGATCGATTACTGGGACTATCTCGGCTGGAAGGATACGCTGGCGGATTCGCGCTTCAGTGCGCGGCAGAAAGCCTATTCCCAGATGCGTGGCGATCGCGAGGTCTACACCCCGCAAGTCGTCATCAATGGATCCGCGCATGTGGTCGGCAGCGACCGCGCCGGGATCGAAAGCGCGATCGGCGCTACCCGAAAGGCCGACGGCGTGATGTCGGTGCCGGTGTCGATGACGCAATTGGGCAAGCAGATCACCGTATCGGTCGCAGCTTCCGCCAAGGGTCCCGCCGCGATGCACGGCGAGGTCTGGATCTGCTCGATCTCGAAGTCGATACCGATTTCAATCGGCCGTGGCGAGAATAGCGGTCACGAAGTCACCTACCACAATGTGGTGCGCAACCTGCTCAAGCTGGGCGACTGGACCGGCAGTCCCGGCAGTTGGACCGTGCCGCTGGAAAACATCTCGCGTGACGGCGTCGACGGCGCGGTGGTCTATGTCCAGGACGGCAGTCACGACAGACCGGGCCCGATGCTCGGCGCGGCCTACACGACACTGCACTGA
- a CDS encoding ABC transporter ATP-binding protein, with product MDSLIEPSSLSGLEPDTIAISNVNLSLGTGAARVHILKDISLRVASGEALGLIGPSGSGKSTLLMVMAGLERPDSGEVVVNGTPFNALDEDALARFRGRQVGIVFQSFHLIPTMTALENVAVPLELAGNPDAAERAAQELSSVGLGDRLHHYPTQLSGGEQQRVALARALAPDPAILVADEPTGNLDEATGKQIVDLLFTKHAERGMTLVLVTHDTALAQRCDRVVRLRSGRIDGQTAERKAAS from the coding sequence ATGGACAGTCTCATCGAACCCTCATCGCTATCTGGCCTCGAGCCGGACACCATTGCCATCTCAAACGTCAATCTCTCGCTCGGCACCGGCGCCGCGCGGGTTCACATCCTGAAAGATATCAGCCTGCGCGTGGCCTCGGGTGAGGCGCTCGGCTTGATCGGGCCTTCAGGTTCTGGGAAATCCACTCTGCTGATGGTGATGGCGGGATTGGAACGGCCTGACAGCGGAGAGGTGGTGGTCAACGGCACCCCTTTCAATGCCCTCGACGAGGACGCGCTCGCGCGCTTCCGCGGCCGCCAGGTCGGCATCGTGTTCCAGTCGTTTCATCTGATCCCGACCATGACGGCGCTGGAAAACGTCGCGGTGCCGCTGGAGCTCGCCGGCAATCCCGATGCGGCGGAGCGCGCGGCGCAGGAACTCAGCTCGGTCGGTCTCGGCGACCGGCTGCATCACTATCCCACGCAATTGTCCGGCGGTGAGCAGCAGCGCGTCGCGCTCGCCCGGGCGCTGGCGCCCGATCCCGCGATCCTGGTGGCGGATGAACCCACCGGTAATCTCGACGAAGCGACGGGAAAACAGATCGTCGACCTCCTGTTCACCAAACACGCCGAGCGCGGCATGACGCTGGTGCTCGTCACCCACGACACCGCGCTGGCGCAGCGCTGCGATCGCGTGGTGCGGCTGCGCTCGGGCCGGATCGATGGGCAGACGGCCGAGCGCAAAGCCGCTTCATGA
- a CDS encoding IS481 family transposase: protein MPWREVSFMDQRKEFVRLFRQPDVNRRELCRRFGISPKTGYKWLARAIADEKEWARDRSRRPYVSPKRSPQGIEAAVLEIRDAHPAWGARKIRRRLEDELESVPVASTVHAILSRHDRIPPPAQPPQYTRFEHPAPNDVWQMDFKGRFALGDRQMCHPLTMVDDHSRYALCLQACTNEQSETVQQHLEQTFRRYGLPNAFLVDNGVPWGTCSEVRWTKLRVWLLKLGVDVIYARPHHPQTKGKNERFHRTLKAEVLSMTTFRTARELQKAFDRWRHVYNTERPHQSLNYDVPSNRYRPSSRSLPGKLREPEYEEGAIVRRASAQKANFRFGKRRWRAPEAFRGELLAIRPLATEGKFGVFFGAHQIACIDLRNDVQ from the coding sequence ATGCCGTGGCGCGAGGTGTCATTCATGGATCAGAGGAAAGAGTTCGTTCGGCTGTTCCGGCAGCCGGACGTAAACCGGCGGGAGCTGTGCCGTCGGTTCGGGATCAGTCCGAAGACTGGCTACAAATGGTTGGCTAGGGCGATTGCCGACGAGAAGGAATGGGCGCGGGATCGCTCCCGGCGTCCGTACGTGTCTCCAAAGCGAAGCCCCCAGGGGATCGAAGCGGCAGTTTTGGAGATCCGGGATGCGCATCCGGCGTGGGGCGCGCGCAAGATCCGCCGCCGTCTGGAGGACGAACTCGAGAGCGTACCGGTGGCATCGACGGTCCACGCCATTTTGAGCCGGCATGACCGCATCCCGCCACCTGCGCAGCCACCGCAATACACCCGCTTCGAGCATCCGGCTCCCAACGACGTCTGGCAGATGGACTTCAAGGGACGCTTCGCTCTGGGCGATCGACAGATGTGTCACCCGCTCACCATGGTCGACGACCACTCTCGCTATGCCCTGTGCCTACAGGCCTGCACCAATGAGCAGAGTGAGACGGTCCAGCAGCACCTCGAACAGACGTTCCGCCGCTATGGCCTGCCGAACGCGTTCCTGGTCGACAACGGCGTGCCTTGGGGCACTTGCTCTGAGGTCCGATGGACCAAACTCCGTGTCTGGTTGCTCAAGCTCGGCGTCGACGTTATCTACGCGCGCCCGCATCATCCACAGACCAAAGGTAAGAACGAGCGCTTCCATCGCACACTGAAGGCCGAAGTACTGTCCATGACGACATTCAGAACCGCGCGCGAGCTGCAGAAGGCATTCGACCGTTGGCGGCACGTCTATAATACCGAGCGTCCGCACCAATCCTTGAACTATGACGTGCCATCAAACCGGTATCGGCCAAGTTCCCGTTCATTGCCAGGCAAGCTGCGCGAGCCAGAATATGAGGAAGGGGCGATCGTGCGCAGGGCCAGCGCGCAAAAGGCCAACTTCCGCTTCGGTAAACGGCGCTGGCGCGCTCCGGAAGCCTTCCGTGGCGAGCTTCTGGCCATCAGGCCCCTCGCCACGGAAGGCAAGTTCGGTGTCTTCTTCGGAGCTCACCAAATCGCATGCATCGATCTGCGAAATGATGTTCAATGA
- a CDS encoding Bax inhibitor-1/YccA family protein, with protein MSDLDRNYASPFGRAAGRIDAATVDAGLRAYMLRIYNYMSIGLAITGLAALGVYMAAVTSDPSGAAAKIGNAFLTPFGYAMFVSPLKWLFILAPLAMVFAISAGINRLKPATAQMLFWVFSALMGISLSSIFLVYTHTSIVRVFFITAATFGALSLYGYTTKRDMTAMGSFLFMGLIGIIIASLVNLFLASSMLQFIVSVVGVLVFAGLTAYDTQRLKNDYIYGYASQGGDIAERAAITGALSLYLNFINLFTLLLQLLGQRD; from the coding sequence ATGTCGGACCTAGACCGCAACTACGCTTCTCCTTTCGGCCGGGCCGCCGGGCGCATTGACGCCGCGACCGTCGACGCCGGTCTGCGCGCCTACATGCTGCGCATCTACAATTACATGAGCATCGGCCTTGCCATCACCGGCCTTGCCGCGCTCGGCGTTTACATGGCGGCGGTGACCAGCGATCCGTCGGGCGCCGCCGCCAAGATTGGCAACGCCTTCCTGACGCCGTTCGGCTACGCGATGTTCGTGAGCCCGCTGAAATGGCTGTTCATCCTGGCGCCGCTCGCCATGGTGTTCGCGATTTCGGCCGGCATCAACCGGCTCAAGCCGGCGACCGCCCAGATGCTGTTCTGGGTGTTCTCGGCGCTGATGGGCATTTCGCTGTCGTCGATCTTCCTGGTGTATACCCATACCTCGATCGTGCGGGTGTTCTTCATCACCGCGGCGACCTTCGGTGCGCTCAGCCTCTACGGCTACACCACCAAGCGTGACATGACCGCGATGGGGTCGTTCCTCTTCATGGGCCTGATCGGCATCATCATCGCGAGCCTGGTCAATCTGTTCCTGGCGAGCTCGATGCTGCAGTTCATCGTCTCGGTGGTTGGCGTGCTGGTGTTCGCGGGCCTCACCGCCTACGACACCCAGCGGCTGAAGAACGACTACATCTACGGCTATGCCTCGCAGGGCGGTGACATTGCGGAGCGGGCGGCGATCACCGGCGCGCTGTCGCTCTACTTGAACTTCATCAACCTGTTCACGCTGCTCTTGCAGCTGCTCGGCCAGCGCGACTGA
- a CDS encoding ABC transporter permease, with amino-acid sequence MASDSEPNSGDRASSLALRYALRELRGGLRGFYVFIACIALGVMAISGVGSVAASLGEGLAREGRTLLGGDVAFSLIQREAKPDEVAFLRSRGEVSVAATLRAMARTGDGRLALVELKAVDGNYPMLGEVALKPKMPLADLLSERDGAFGAAVDSTLLARLDLKLGDRVSIGSANFQIRSVVETEPDKLAGGVGLGPRFLVGEAGLRATELLQPGSLVRWIYRVKLPDDAASDRAATALIDDTRKAQPEAGWEIRSRSNASPQLERTISRFTQFLTLVGLAALLVGGVGVANAVKSHIDRRRDVIAAFKALGATGRDVFTIYLTQVIVLAGIGSVIGLALGAALPFIIVGVFGKLLPLPVVPALHPDELALSFVYGLLTALAFGLWPLGRVHDVPVAALFREAVSSEWHRPRWRYLALMALVIALLVAVVIGLAYDKRVAAVFVVSSVVVFALLRGIAAGLMALARRLPRTRSPMLRLAISNIYRPGALTPSVVMSLGLGLAVLVTITQIDGNLRRQFLAALPDRAPSFYFIDIPTTEAGRFGEFLKTTAPGSTVEDVPMLRGRIVSARGVKAEDLKASTDSEWVLQSDRGLTYTGEIPKGSKIVEGEWWGPDYNGPPLISIEKKIADGLSLKIGDEIVVNVLGRDIHATIGNMRNVDWQSLGINFVLVFSPNAFKGAPHTHIATLTETHPDSAGDAKIIKSVADAFPMVTSVRVREALETIGSVVANLVLAIRGASAVTLISAILVLGGALAAGHRHRVYDAVILKTLGATRARLLGAYALEYLMIGFATAVFGVIAGSVAAWLIVTRLMTLSFVWQAGSAAGVVAAALVVTVGLGLAGTLLALNQKPATVLRNL; translated from the coding sequence ATTGCATCTGATTCCGAACCGAACTCGGGCGATCGCGCGTCATCGCTTGCGCTGCGCTATGCGCTGCGCGAATTGCGCGGCGGCTTGCGCGGCTTTTATGTTTTCATCGCCTGCATCGCGCTCGGCGTGATGGCGATCTCAGGTGTCGGATCGGTCGCGGCGAGCCTTGGCGAGGGACTGGCGCGCGAGGGGCGCACGCTGCTCGGCGGCGACGTCGCGTTTTCCCTGATCCAGCGCGAAGCCAAGCCGGACGAAGTCGCCTTTCTCCGGTCGCGCGGCGAAGTCTCGGTCGCGGCGACCTTGCGGGCGATGGCGCGCACGGGCGACGGCCGGCTCGCTTTGGTCGAGCTCAAGGCGGTCGACGGTAATTATCCGATGCTGGGCGAGGTGGCGCTGAAACCCAAAATGCCGCTGGCCGATCTTTTGAGTGAGCGCGACGGCGCGTTCGGCGCGGCGGTCGATTCGACCTTGCTGGCGCGGCTCGATCTCAAACTCGGCGACCGCGTCTCGATCGGCAGCGCGAATTTCCAGATCCGCAGCGTGGTCGAGACCGAACCGGACAAGCTCGCCGGCGGCGTCGGTCTCGGTCCGCGCTTCCTGGTCGGCGAAGCGGGCTTGCGCGCCACCGAATTGCTGCAACCGGGCAGCCTGGTGCGCTGGATCTATCGGGTAAAACTGCCTGATGACGCGGCCTCCGATCGCGCCGCGACTGCGCTGATCGACGATACGCGAAAGGCGCAGCCGGAGGCCGGCTGGGAGATCAGAAGCCGCAGCAACGCCTCGCCGCAGCTCGAGCGCACCATCAGCCGTTTTACGCAATTCCTGACGCTGGTCGGCCTCGCGGCGCTTTTGGTCGGCGGCGTCGGCGTCGCCAACGCCGTGAAGAGCCATATCGATCGCCGACGCGACGTCATCGCGGCGTTCAAGGCGCTCGGCGCCACCGGCCGCGACGTCTTTACGATTTACCTGACGCAAGTGATCGTGCTCGCGGGCATCGGCTCGGTGATTGGGCTGGCGCTCGGTGCGGCGCTGCCCTTCATCATCGTCGGCGTGTTCGGCAAATTGCTACCGCTGCCGGTGGTGCCGGCGCTGCATCCGGACGAGCTGGCGCTGTCGTTCGTCTATGGCCTTCTGACTGCGCTGGCCTTTGGACTGTGGCCGCTCGGCCGGGTACATGACGTACCGGTGGCGGCTTTGTTTCGCGAAGCGGTATCGAGCGAATGGCATCGCCCGCGCTGGCGCTACCTCGCGCTGATGGCGCTCGTGATCGCGCTGTTGGTCGCGGTCGTGATCGGGCTAGCCTACGACAAGCGGGTCGCGGCGGTGTTCGTTGTCTCCTCGGTCGTGGTGTTCGCGCTGTTGCGCGGTATTGCGGCCGGATTGATGGCGCTGGCGCGCCGGCTGCCGCGGACCCGCTCCCCGATGCTGCGGCTGGCGATCTCCAATATCTACCGGCCGGGCGCGCTCACCCCGTCGGTCGTGATGTCGCTCGGCCTGGGGCTTGCCGTGCTGGTCACCATCACGCAGATCGACGGCAATCTGCGGCGGCAATTCTTGGCGGCGCTGCCGGATCGCGCGCCGTCGTTCTACTTCATCGATATTCCGACCACGGAAGCCGGCCGCTTCGGCGAATTCCTCAAAACCACCGCGCCGGGATCGACGGTGGAGGACGTGCCGATGCTGCGCGGGCGCATCGTCTCCGCCCGCGGCGTCAAGGCGGAGGACCTGAAAGCTTCGACCGATTCCGAATGGGTGCTGCAAAGCGACCGCGGCCTGACCTATACCGGCGAAATCCCGAAGGGCTCCAAGATCGTCGAAGGCGAATGGTGGGGCCCTGACTATAACGGGCCGCCACTGATCTCGATCGAGAAGAAAATCGCCGACGGACTTTCCTTGAAAATCGGCGACGAGATCGTCGTCAACGTGCTCGGCCGCGACATCCACGCCACGATCGGCAATATGCGCAACGTCGACTGGCAGAGCCTCGGCATCAATTTTGTCCTGGTGTTCTCTCCCAATGCGTTCAAGGGCGCGCCGCATACCCATATCGCGACGCTGACCGAAACCCATCCGGATTCGGCCGGCGACGCCAAGATCATCAAATCGGTCGCCGATGCGTTCCCGATGGTGACGAGCGTGCGGGTCCGCGAGGCGCTGGAGACCATCGGAAGCGTCGTCGCCAATCTGGTGCTGGCGATCCGCGGCGCCAGCGCGGTGACCTTGATCTCGGCCATCCTGGTGCTGGGCGGGGCGCTCGCCGCCGGGCATCGCCACCGGGTCTATGACGCGGTGATCCTGAAGACGCTCGGCGCCACAAGGGCACGGCTGCTCGGCGCCTATGCGCTGGAATATCTGATGATCGGCTTTGCGACCGCGGTTTTCGGCGTGATCGCGGGGTCGGTCGCGGCCTGGCTGATCGTGACCCGGCTGATGACGCTGAGCTTCGTCTGGCAGGCCGGCAGCGCCGCCGGCGTGGTCGCGGCGGCGCTGGTCGTCACGGTCGGGCTCGGGCTCGCAGGCACGCTATTGGCCCTCAACCAGAAACCCGCCACGGTGTTGCGGAATTTATGA